The Sulfurimonas sp. genome includes the window GAGTATAAATTTTATTATTTTTTAGTATTTATTGGAATAATTTTAACTGTTAGTGCAACGGCTGCAACAGCTCACATTATGAAGCCGTTAATGGATGAGATGTTTATTGAGAAAAAAGAGGAGATGTTATACCTTATTCCTCTTGGTATGATAGCTATATATTTTGTTAAAGCAGTAGGAAGATATATTCAATCTGTTTATACACAATATATCGGTGTACATATTGTCACTAGATTTCGAGAGATGATGCTTGAGAAGATGATCTCTCTTGACATGATGTATTTGTATTTAAATAGAAGCGGTGAGTTGATCTCTAGAATATCAAATGATATAAATAGAATTTTATACTTTGTCTCAAACATGTTTCCAGAGTTTCTAAGAGAATCTTTAACTGTTGTAGCACTTGTTAGTTATACAATATATTTAAATCCAACTCTTGCGATGTACGCATTAATAGTAGTTCCATTAGTTGTCTATCCACTTATTAAAATTGCAAAAAGATTAAAAAAATATTCCCATAGAATGCAGAATAAAAATGCTGATGTTACAACAAGACTTACAGAGATATTTAATAATACAGAAGTGATAAAGGCTAATGCTACTGAAAAATATGAGGTAAAACGTTTCAGTGATGAGAGTTGGCAATATTTTAAAATACATATGAAGTCTGTTTTTGTTGGTGATGTAGTACCTCCGGTAATGGAAGTTTTAGGTGCTAGTGGATTAGCAGCTGTAATATTTATAGGTGGTAGAGAAGTATATGATGGAAATATGACTGTGGGTGAGTTTACGGCATTTTTAACAGCTGTCGGATTAATGTTTGATCCAATAAAAAAAGTTGGTTCTATATATACAAAAATTCAAGATGCTTTAGCAGCAAGTGAGAGAATTTTCGAAGTTTTAGATACAAAAAGTCGTATAGAATATGGAGATACGAAACTTGAAGATGATATTAAAACTATAGAGTATAAAAATGTCACTTTAAGATATGAAGATAGTTTTGCACTAGATCATGTAAATATAGAAATAAAGGCTGGCGAAAATATTGCGCTTGTTGGTGATAGTGGTGGTGGAAAGTCAACATTTATTAATATGCTTCTTCGTTTTTATGATCCAGATAATGGA containing:
- a CDS encoding ABC transporter ATP-binding protein codes for the protein MKKVLKRYWPYVKEYKFYYFLVFIGIILTVSATAATAHIMKPLMDEMFIEKKEEMLYLIPLGMIAIYFVKAVGRYIQSVYTQYIGVHIVTRFREMMLEKMISLDMMYLYLNRSGELISRISNDINRILYFVSNMFPEFLRESLTVVALVSYTIYLNPTLAMYALIVVPLVVYPLIKIAKRLKKYSHRMQNKNADVTTRLTEIFNNTEVIKANATEKYEVKRFSDESWQYFKIHMKSVFVGDVVPPVMEVLGASGLAAVIFIGGREVYDGNMTVGEFTAFLTAVGLMFDPIKKVGSIYTKIQDALAASERIFEVLDTKSRIEYGDTKLEDDIKTIEYKNVTLRYEDSFALDHVNIEIKAGENIALVGDSGGGKSTFINMLLRFYDPDNGEILINGKNIKDYENISLKHHISMVTQRIYIFQDTLAANVAYGSEDIDEEKVNKALELADATKFVDELDDGVNTQMEEFGANLSGGQRQRIAIARAIYKHSSLLLFDEATSALDNESEKRIQNALESYAKDKITITIAHRLSTIEHADKILVMQKGKIVAQGTHKELLNSSSIYKRLAGELEA